In the genome of Lacipirellulaceae bacterium, the window GAGGACATCGACTCGTTCGCCAAAGAACGGACTCGCATTGACGACTACATTCGCCGTGGTGATGTCCGACTAGCCAACCGCATCTTCGAACTTTTCTTGCTGCGAGTTGACACCAGCATGGACTATGCGGACAAGTTCATCGACGCGGAACACGACTACAGTGTGGATGAAACGTTCGTTCGCGATCCCGATCAAATCGCTTGGGCGAAGTCGACGGACGAGATCGCGGATCGTTGGCGCAAACGTGTGAAGTACGAGTTGCTTCTCCAAACTGCAGACGACGTAGAGGATGTTGAGGCGAAGGAGAAGCTACACAAACGGTACAAGAGTATTCGTCGTCGGTGGAACCAAACCGACAAAGACGAGTTGCTGGAGCTGTTCCTCAGCGCGGTGACGATGAGCTTCGATCCGCATAGCAGTTACATGTCGCCAAACAACTTGAAGAACTTCAAGATCAGCTTGAGCTTAAGCCTCGACGGAATTGGTGCGTCGTTGGAGTCTCGCTACGGTGAGACCATCGTTCGACGTATCGTTCCTGGAGGAGCCGCTGACAAAGATGGCCGCTTGCAAGTTGACGACGTGATCACGGCGGTGGGGCAGGGCACTTCGGGCGAAATGATCGACATCGCAGAGATGAAGCTGACCGACGTTGTTGAGAAAATCCGAGGCAAACCTCAAACAACCGTCCGCCTCGAAGTGAAACCATCAGACGGGACCACTCTCAAAGTCCTTGACATCGTCCGCGAGCACATCGAGCTGAAGGATAGCGAAGCCCGTAGCGAAGTGATCATTCGCGACTCGAAAGGCGAACCTCTGGCAACAGACGACGAAACGGCTAGCGGCGATGAGCCCTCCGGCAAGATTCTCGAACAGAACCAAGCCGACGGTGGCGTATTCCGCATCGGTGTGATTGATCTGCCCAGCTTCTACATGGACATGGAGGCCCGCAGTAAGGGTGACCCCAATTACAAGAGCACCACCCGCGATGTGCGGAAACTGCTTGAAGACTTCAACAAGCAGAATGTCGACGTCGTGATTGTGGACCTTCGCTTCAACGGCGGCGGCTCGCTGCCGGAGTCTGTTGACACGACTGGATTGTTCATTGACCAAGGCCCAATCGTTCAGGTGAAGGGCCCCGATGGACGCGTTCAACCCTATCCCGACGACGATCCGGGTGCCGTGTGGACGAAGCCCGTTGTTGTAGTGATCAATAAGTTCAGCGCAAGTGCGAGCGAGATTTTCGCCGGTGCGATTCAAGACTACGGTCGCGGAATTGTCGTTGGAGATCGAACGACCCACGGCAAGGGAACGGTTCAGCAACTCACTGACCTTGGCCGTCAGATCATGCCGATCAAGCCACCCAACTACGGTGCTTTGAAACTAACCATTCAGCAATTCTACCGTCCTGGTGGCGACAGCACTCAAAACCGCGGTGTCGTTTCGGACATCGAACTTCCGTCGCGAACGACGCACTGGGAAGTTGGCGAGGCGGATCTCGACTACCCAATGAAGTTCGATCGGGTGCGACCACTGCCGCACCAGAACTATCCGTTTGCAGCACCTCAAGCGATCGATGAGTTGCGTCGTCGCTCCGAGGCACGCGTCGCCGAGTCTGAGTACTTCGACAAAGAAAAGAAGAGCATTGAGCGGTACTTGGAACGAAAAGAGAATCCGGTGATTACGCTCAACAAAGAAAAGTTCTTGGCCGAACGTGCCGAGCTAAATACGGAGAAGGAACAAGAGGACATGTTCGATGACCTGCAAGCCAACGATCAGCCTGTGTTCGCTTCAACCCCGTACAATGAAGAGTTGATCGCCATCGCTTTGGATTACCTGGCAGTGCTTGGCGATGCTCGGTTAGTCGCTAGGTAATTCGCAGCTACCGTCGCCAAACGGTGGAAGCGGGCTGAACGACATCCACGTTCTGGTGAACGCGGCTACGTTAAGAAGAACCACGACTAGGTCAGCGGGATAACCATCCCGTCGTAGGCGAGTTCCACCCCAGACGGCAGCTCTTTGCTGACTTCTTCATAACCGAGATCATGCGAGATATGCGTCAGTAGCAGTTTTTTGGGCTTCAACTGCTCGCCGATTGCGAGCGCCTGGTCAAGGCTCAAATGCGTAGTGTGCGGGTCGCGGCGGAGACAGTCGAGGATGAGAACATCCAGGTCTTGAAGTCTAGGCAGGCTCTCCTCGGGAATCTCGCTGGTGTCCGTGCAGTAAGCAATGTCCTCAAAGCGAAAACCCAAGACGTCGAATCGCGGCCCGTGCTTCAATCGAATCGGCAGAACCTCTGCTCCTAGAATCTCAATCGGTTCCAGGTTGAGTCGGTGGATTTCTAATTGCGGAATCGCTCCCGCGTGCAGTCCCTCTCGCTTCTGAAACGCATAGTCAAAAGACTTGCGTATGCGTTCCTCCACGAAGGGTTCGCAATAGAGCGGCACAGGCCCACCAAGATAGAATTGCATCAGACGCAAGTCGTCGAGACCGAAGATATGGTCCGCGTGTTCGTGCGTGTAGATCACTGAGTGAACGATGCCGATTCTTTCCCGCAACAACTGTTGCCGCAGATCGGGCGGGGTATCGACCAGCAGATTTCCTTCCGGCAGGCCAAGCACGATGCCACAGCGTGTCCGCCGGTCTCGCGGATGATTGCTCGTACAGACATGGCAACTACACCCAATCGCAGGAACTCCAACGGAAGTTCCTGTGCCAAGGAAGACTAATTGGCCAGTGAAGTCGCGAGTGGCGGGATTCTTGGGCAACTGTGGTTACCTGTGTTTGTGAGATGGATCGAAAGAGACAGCTATAATCGCCCATCCCTTAGATCGACTGGTGGGATAGTTCAGCGAGCGATTCTGCCAGCTTGACGGCGGCCTTGCTATCAATGGCCTCTGCCGCTCTAGCAACCGATTCCTGTGGATCTTCGGCAACCCCGAAAGTCATCAAACCAGCTGCAGCGTTGAGCAACACAATGTCTCGCGCTGGGCCTTCCTCGCCCAGCAGCACGGAACGAACCTTCGAAGCACTTTCTTGTGGGTTGGCTACGTGTATCCGTTCAAGATTCGTCTCACCTAAACCAAAATCAGCTGGGGTATACTCTGTGTCCTTGGTCATGGTCCCTTGTACCCAAGTTGCGTTCGTCGCCCCGTTGAGTGTCATCTCCCCAAGTCCGTCAGAGCCACTAACGACTAGGGCACGTTTGACTCCAAGGCGAGCGAGCGCTGCCGCAAGAGGCACACGCATCTCGGGCAATCCAACGCCCATCAATTGATGCGTTGCTCCTGCCGGATTGGACAGCGGACCGAGAGAATTAAAAATCGTTCGCACGCCCAGCTTCTTCCGCACGGCTGCAACGTGCCGCATGGCTGGGTGCATTAGCGGAGCAAAACAAAAGCAAATACCAAGCTTGTCGAGACAACGCTCAACCTGCGGAACACTTGCCTCGATGTTGACGCCCAGTTCAGAAAGCACATCTGCCGAACCGCTACGGCTGGTGACGCTCCGATTGCCGTGCTTCGCGACAGGCACGCCGCAGGCCGCGATCACCAGGGCAGCGGTCGTACTGATGTTAAACGTCTGACTCCCCCCGCCTCCAGTGCCGCAAGTATCGAGAAGCTTTTCGTGCCGGCTCTTGATCGGGGTCATGTGGTTCCGCATCGCGGAGGCAGCGCCGGCTAATTCTTCGACGGTTTCGCCTTTGGCATTCAGCGATGTAAGGAGCAGAGCGATCTGGTCCTCGCCACACTCGCCACTCATCACGGCTCCCATCGCTTGGGACATTTCCTCTTGTGTCAGGTCTTCGCCAGCGACGATTCTTCCCAGCAGTGATTGAAATTGAGGGGCCATACTTGCTTCCGATTTGGTTAGTTTTGATAAGCATATTCTAGACGGAGCTTGTTTGACGCGCAAGTCGTTGGGTTGTCGTTGCCTACTACGAATCGCTAGAATGCGGTCTCACATTGAAAGTGTTGACCAGCGGCGATTGTGCCACGAAGGACTTTTCTGCATGGAATCTGAACAAACAGCGGCCAACCCGACGACTCAACCGAAGCCAAAGCCGATGGAATCGGATGCGTCCTCACGCAAAGTGATTCTCGACGTTGATCCAGGCGTGGGTGACGCCCTCGCGGTTTGCTTGTCGCTGTTTGACCCAACTTTGGAAGTGGTGGCCGTCACCGCTACGGGCGGTAACGTCTCACCACGTCAGGCCTCCCATAACTTGCAAGCCATCGTCGAGCAACTCGACCCGCCCCGTTGGCCGAGAATCGGAGAGGCAGATGAGGATCAGCCCCTACTCGCCAACAATCACTGGCTGTGGGGAGAGGACGGGTTTTGCGGTGCCGACATCAAATGCGCTGAACTGCACAATCGACACGCCTCGACGAAGATTATCGCTGAAGAGATTCGCAAGGCACCCGGCGAGGTAACCCTCGTTGCGGGAGGCCCGCTGAGCAACATTGCTTCGGTGCTGCAAATGGAACCGAACCTCGCTCAGCAGATTGGCCATCTGATCATTGTCGGCGGAACGCTAGACGGCAGTGGTGACGTGACCCCCGCAGCAGAATTCAACATCTATTGCGCAGCAGAAGCGGCGAAACGTGTTATCAATACGCCCGCAACCAAGACCATGCTTCCGCTGGGAGTGACTTCGCAAGCAGCACTGACGTTTGGTGCGTTGAATCACCTTCCCAAAGAAGAAACCAATAAGGGGGCGCTGCTGCATAGAATTTTGCCGCCCGCGTTCCAGGCCTATCGTCAGAAACTTGGACTGGAAGAACTCATCGTCCCTGAAGCCGTGGCTGTCGCTGCCGTGGTCCATCCTGAACTGTTTACGACCGAGTCATTCCCTTGCGATGTCGAGACTTCCGGAGATCTCACCTTTGGGGCAACGGTCATTGATCGCAGACGCCGACCGGATGAACAAGCGAATATTGATGTCGCTGTCGATGTCGACAGTGCCGGGGTCGTTGATTACCTGTTGAGAGAGTTATCTCGCACCGAATAGCTCTACTCGGAGGGAGTCCGGCTTCCAAGCTAGGGTGCCTTCTCGACATTATCGGCGAAATCATCGAGGCGGCCGACCGTGGCCGTCTTCTTGAGAAGTTGTCCGTCACGCAACAGCGTTAGCTCAATACGACGGCCAATTTCGGTAAGCTTGACGAGACTGATCAGGTGTTGATCATCGTTGATCGGCTTCCCATTCATGCGAAGGATGACGTCCCCTGTGTGGACCCCTGCGAGGTCAGCAGGGGAATTTTCCGTGATCCGCTTCACACGAGCCCCCATCAGCCTTGGCAGCCCAACAAAACGGGCCGAGCGGTCGTCGAAGTAACCGTCCAGTGTGACGCCTAGGAAACCTCGCTCGACACGGCCGGTTTCGACCAGTTGTCGCATGATCCGGACGGCGATATTCGCAGGGATCGAGAAGCCGATTCCGTCATTGCCCCCGGAATTACTGGCAATGGCAGTGTTCAGTCCGATGACTTCTCCGCGCAAGTTCACCAGCGGTCCACCGCTGTTGCCAGGGTTAATGGCGGCGTCGGTCTGCATGAAGTTCTGATAATCGACCTCTCCGTCACCCAAATCGAGATTCGTGCGACCTTTCGCGCTGATAATTCCACGCGTGACACTTTGCCTTAGATTGAATGGGCTTCCAAACGCCATGACGATGTCGCCAATTTCCGCTTGGTCACTATCGCCGATCCTAGCTGGAATCAAGTCTTTCGCTTCGACCGCCAAGACAGCGACGTCAGTTTGCTTATCGCTCCAAATACGTGTGGGGCGGATTTCGCGACCATCGGTCAACTCAAGTCGGATATGCGATTCGTCGGAGTGCTTCACCACATGTCGATTAGTCAGCACGTAATCTTTCCCACGCAGCCGCACGAGCACTCCCGAGCCGGCTTCTTCGACATCGCGACGAAAACCGTAACGCGGAAGCGGCTTGGCATCGACGTGAACCACTGAGGGAGACACAAGTTGCACGACGCGCTTGTAAATACTCAGTTCGCGGTCGAGTGCCGAAACGTCACGTTGCAATTCTGCAAACTGACGATCCCGCTCGGTAGAAGCAAGACCGGAGGCGTTTCCATTTTGAGCAAGCGCTGGGCGAATAGAAACGGCGGCCAGTAGAATAAATGATAGGCCTCTGCCAAGCATCGACTGCATCGATGGGAAATTGAGAAGCTGAACCTTACATCCGAGATCATGCAGTGGCTTCATACTGGCTCGCACTCCTCTTGGGCCGTTTTGCCCGACGAATGCAAGGCCTATGGCATTGCATTTATCTCAGGTAGT includes:
- a CDS encoding carboxy terminal-processing peptidase — translated: MIQRRTWAAMSTRKRLTTAALLGFTLASTGWLASLATARPEPPTDNEQRIALLVSALMDRHHLSDMRVNDEISQRALEMFFKQLDPMKLYFIQEDIDSFAKERTRIDDYIRRGDVRLANRIFELFLLRVDTSMDYADKFIDAEHDYSVDETFVRDPDQIAWAKSTDEIADRWRKRVKYELLLQTADDVEDVEAKEKLHKRYKSIRRRWNQTDKDELLELFLSAVTMSFDPHSSYMSPNNLKNFKISLSLSLDGIGASLESRYGETIVRRIVPGGAADKDGRLQVDDVITAVGQGTSGEMIDIAEMKLTDVVEKIRGKPQTTVRLEVKPSDGTTLKVLDIVREHIELKDSEARSEVIIRDSKGEPLATDDETASGDEPSGKILEQNQADGGVFRIGVIDLPSFYMDMEARSKGDPNYKSTTRDVRKLLEDFNKQNVDVVIVDLRFNGGGSLPESVDTTGLFIDQGPIVQVKGPDGRVQPYPDDDPGAVWTKPVVVVINKFSASASEIFAGAIQDYGRGIVVGDRTTHGKGTVQQLTDLGRQIMPIKPPNYGALKLTIQQFYRPGGDSTQNRGVVSDIELPSRTTHWEVGEADLDYPMKFDRVRPLPHQNYPFAAPQAIDELRRRSEARVAESEYFDKEKKSIERYLERKENPVITLNKEKFLAERAELNTEKEQEDMFDDLQANDQPVFASTPYNEELIAIALDYLAVLGDARLVAR
- a CDS encoding nucleoside hydrolase encodes the protein MESEQTAANPTTQPKPKPMESDASSRKVILDVDPGVGDALAVCLSLFDPTLEVVAVTATGGNVSPRQASHNLQAIVEQLDPPRWPRIGEADEDQPLLANNHWLWGEDGFCGADIKCAELHNRHASTKIIAEEIRKAPGEVTLVAGGPLSNIASVLQMEPNLAQQIGHLIIVGGTLDGSGDVTPAAEFNIYCAAEAAKRVINTPATKTMLPLGVTSQAALTFGALNHLPKEETNKGALLHRILPPAFQAYRQKLGLEELIVPEAVAVAAVVHPELFTTESFPCDVETSGDLTFGATVIDRRRRPDEQANIDVAVDVDSAGVVDYLLRELSRTE
- a CDS encoding trypsin-like peptidase domain-containing protein — encoded protein: MKPLHDLGCKVQLLNFPSMQSMLGRGLSFILLAAVSIRPALAQNGNASGLASTERDRQFAELQRDVSALDRELSIYKRVVQLVSPSVVHVDAKPLPRYGFRRDVEEAGSGVLVRLRGKDYVLTNRHVVKHSDESHIRLELTDGREIRPTRIWSDKQTDVAVLAVEAKDLIPARIGDSDQAEIGDIVMAFGSPFNLRQSVTRGIISAKGRTNLDLGDGEVDYQNFMQTDAAINPGNSGGPLVNLRGEVIGLNTAIASNSGGNDGIGFSIPANIAVRIMRQLVETGRVERGFLGVTLDGYFDDRSARFVGLPRLMGARVKRITENSPADLAGVHTGDVILRMNGKPINDDQHLISLVKLTEIGRRIELTLLRDGQLLKKTATVGRLDDFADNVEKAP
- a CDS encoding MBL fold metallo-hydrolase, whose translation is MPKNPATRDFTGQLVFLGTGTSVGVPAIGCSCHVCTSNHPRDRRTRCGIVLGLPEGNLLVDTPPDLRQQLLRERIGIVHSVIYTHEHADHIFGLDDLRLMQFYLGGPVPLYCEPFVEERIRKSFDYAFQKREGLHAGAIPQLEIHRLNLEPIEILGAEVLPIRLKHGPRFDVLGFRFEDIAYCTDTSEIPEESLPRLQDLDVLILDCLRRDPHTTHLSLDQALAIGEQLKPKKLLLTHISHDLGYEEVSKELPSGVELAYDGMVIPLT
- the trpD gene encoding anthranilate phosphoribosyltransferase, with protein sequence MAPQFQSLLGRIVAGEDLTQEEMSQAMGAVMSGECGEDQIALLLTSLNAKGETVEELAGAASAMRNHMTPIKSRHEKLLDTCGTGGGGSQTFNISTTAALVIAACGVPVAKHGNRSVTSRSGSADVLSELGVNIEASVPQVERCLDKLGICFCFAPLMHPAMRHVAAVRKKLGVRTIFNSLGPLSNPAGATHQLMGVGLPEMRVPLAAALARLGVKRALVVSGSDGLGEMTLNGATNATWVQGTMTKDTEYTPADFGLGETNLERIHVANPQESASKVRSVLLGEEGPARDIVLLNAAAGLMTFGVAEDPQESVARAAEAIDSKAAVKLAESLAELSHQSI